In Ruminiclostridium josui JCM 17888, the genomic window ACCAACAGATTCCAGAATTGTAAGTATAATGAAGTCGGCGGCAGCGGACTGCGGTATTGAATTTGAGGCAGTGGTTACTGGAGGCGGAAGCGATACAAACATTATAAACTCAAAAGGAATTGAAGCAGTTGATTTAAGTGTTGGTATGACCAAGGTACACAGTGTTGAAGAGCAGATATCAATTAAAGATATGGTGGACGCCGTTACTTATCTTACCGCAATAATACAAAATGTTAAATAACTGACAAGAGGCAGCTAACAGGGGGATATATATGTTGCAAACTATTTTAATAGATAAAGATATATCTATTAACGACAAAGAGTGTTTCGATAAATATTTTGAAACAGCTGATGTCCTTGCATCTGAAATGACTTTTACAAACTTTTTCATGTGGAAGGATTACTATAAAATAAGATTCAGAATAATAAATGATTTTTTATGCATAATGTCAGTAAGGGATAATTTAACTCCTTTTTGCTTCTTCCCAGTAGGAGACTATAAAAAAGGAGAAGAATTAAAAAAGACTATATATACAATAAAGGAGTATTTTGATTCAGAAGGATGGAAATTAATTTTTTCAAGAGTCACTAAACAACAAATGGGAATTCTTGATGAACTTGGAATAGAGTATAACGCTACAGAAGATAGAGACAATGCCGATTATGTATATACTGTGAAAAGTTTGTCAACATTAGCCGGAAAGAAGCTTGACGGCAAGAGAAACCATATTAACAAGTTCAAGAAACTCTACAGTTATGAGTATGAGAAAATATCACCATTAAATATAAAAGACTGTAAGAACATTGTAGAAAAATGGTACAGCCAGAGAGGTCAAGATAATGAAAGCCTTACTCATGAAAGAACAGCAAACTATCAGCTCCTTGACAACTATGGATTACTTGGGCTAAAAGGTGCATTAATCAGGGTTAATGGCGAAGCAGAGGCTTTTACGGTTGGGGAACAGCTTAATAAAAATACAGCAGTTATTCACGTCGAAAAGGCAAACCCTGGAATTCACGGTATTTATACAGTAATAAATCAGCAGTTTATAAACAATGAATGGCTCCATATGGAATATGTAAACAGAGAACAAGATCTGGGAATTCCAGGATTAAGAAAGGCAAAATTATCCTATAATCCTGATCATTTAATAGAAAAATATACAATAGAAGTTTCCTAAATAAATATTAAATTAAGCGTATATACTATTGAAAATGTTTTTGAAATATTATAGAATTATTTTGGTTTAGGAAAATGAAACCATTTATTTTGTCGATAAGCATTAATTTGCTTGACTAATTAATAAAAAAACTTAGGAGGTAACACCAATGGCAGTAAAAATGGGTATTAATGGTTTTGGACGTATTGGACGTCTTGTTTTCAGGGCTGCAATAAACAACCCTAATGTTGAAGTAAAGGGAATCAATGATCCTTTCATCGATCTCGAGTATATGAAATATATGCTTACTTATGACACAGTTCATGGTAAATTCGAAGGAACTGTAGATGTAAAAGATGGCAAGTTAGTTGTTAACGGAAAAGAAATCGCTGTATTCTCAGAAAAGGATCCTTCAGCTATTGCTTGGGGTGCTTGCGGTGCTGAATACGTTGTTGAATCAACTGGTGTATTCACTACTACTGAAAAGGCTTCAGCTCACTTAAAGGGCGGAGCAAAGAAAGTTGTTATCAGTGCTCCTTCAGCTGACGCTCCAATGTTCGTAATGGGCGTTAACAATGACAAATACACTAAAGACATGACAGTTGTATCAAACGCTTCATGTACTACTAACTGCTTGGCTCCTTTGGCAAAGGTTATCAACGACAACTTCGGAATAGTAGAAGGTCTTATGACTACAGTTCATGCTGCTACTAACACTCAGAAGACAGTTGACGCTCCTTCAATGAAAGACTGGAGAGGCGGAAGATCAATCCTTGGAAACATCATTCCTTCATCAACT contains:
- the gap gene encoding type I glyceraldehyde-3-phosphate dehydrogenase; this translates as MAVKMGINGFGRIGRLVFRAAINNPNVEVKGINDPFIDLEYMKYMLTYDTVHGKFEGTVDVKDGKLVVNGKEIAVFSEKDPSAIAWGACGAEYVVESTGVFTTTEKASAHLKGGAKKVVISAPSADAPMFVMGVNNDKYTKDMTVVSNASCTTNCLAPLAKVINDNFGIVEGLMTTVHAATNTQKTVDAPSMKDWRGGRSILGNIIPSSTGAAKAVGKVIPELNGKLTGMAFRVPTADVSVVDLTVRLEKSATYEEIKAAVKTASETNLKGILGYTEDSVVSTDFVHDARTSIFDAGAGIALNGNFVKLVSWYDNEWGYSNKVVNLIEHMATVDAK
- a CDS encoding DUF2156 domain-containing protein, encoding MLQTILIDKDISINDKECFDKYFETADVLASEMTFTNFFMWKDYYKIRFRIINDFLCIMSVRDNLTPFCFFPVGDYKKGEELKKTIYTIKEYFDSEGWKLIFSRVTKQQMGILDELGIEYNATEDRDNADYVYTVKSLSTLAGKKLDGKRNHINKFKKLYSYEYEKISPLNIKDCKNIVEKWYSQRGQDNESLTHERTANYQLLDNYGLLGLKGALIRVNGEAEAFTVGEQLNKNTAVIHVEKANPGIHGIYTVINQQFINNEWLHMEYVNREQDLGIPGLRKAKLSYNPDHLIEKYTIEVS